The window CGTAGCCGATAGGTGGCTGCGTATTCTCCGTCGATCAGGATCACGCATTCCAACCCGCCACTTTGTTCGGGCAAGCGTTCCGCCCAGCCGCCGCCTTTGGCAAGCAGTTTTTTGCGGCTGGTAATTTGCATTTCGTGGCCATCGACGATTCCGCGAAGTCCCGCACCGGGAGGTTCGCTGATTTCGGAAACGCTGAGCAAGGTATCTGATGATGACGTTTCGCTTTGTGCGGCGGCCGAAACGATTGCCTCTGCCAATGGATGCTTCGAGTAACGCTCGAGACTGGCGACCAACGTCAGTACACGAGCCGCATCCTGATTGGGATCAACTAATTGCTCGACCAACTTGGGTCGGCCGTAAGTCAGCGTTCCCGTTTTGTCAAAGATCATCGTCTTGCAGCGATCGACTTGCTCCAAGACCGAAGGGTCGCGAATGATGATCGAACGCCGAGCCGACAGAGAGATCGCACCGAGAATTGCAACCGGTATGGCAATCAACAAAGGGCATGGCGTGGCGACCACCATCACAGAAAGGAATCGCACCGGGTCGCCGCTTGCCACCCAAGCAGCAACGCCGATCAAAACCGCCAGCGGTGTGTAGAAGGCACCAAGCTGGTCGCCGAGCCGACGAATCTTCGGACGGTTTTGCTGTGACGACTCCATCACCTCCATGATTTTGGCGTAACGCGAATCGACAGCTCGCTTGTCCGCTCGAACCACCAGCGCCGAATCTCCATTGATTGCACCGGAGAGCACCAGTGAGCCGGGCGTTTTGGACATGCGATACGGTTCGCCAGTCAGATACGACTCGTCCATGGTGCCGCGACCTGACACGACCGTGGCATCCACCGGGCAGACTTTGTGTGGCAAAATCAATACGGTATCGCCGATAGCAATCTCATCCAGTGGGATCTCTTCCGTTGTGTCACCAACCTGTCGAATCGCGATGGCCGGCATTCGATTGGCCAGTGCACGCAACACCGACGAAGCGCTGCGTACGGCATAAGATTCCAATGCTTCCCCACCGGATAGCATCAAGACGACAATCGTGGCGGCCAGATATTCTCCCAGCAGCACGCCGGTCACGATTGAGATGCCGGCCAACAAATCCGATCCAAATTCGGCTCGAAATAGTTTGACCAACAGGTTCCAAACCAGAGGAACGCCGCCCAGAACGAGTGCGATCAACAACGGAAAATCACGAATTGCGACGCCCGCGACATCGCCGTCAATCGTCATCCCAAAACGCAACCACAGGTGCAGCGTGATCGCAACGATGGCAAGCCCTGCGATTCCCAGTTGCAAACGATTGTTCATATTTTCTGCCCGGCGGTTGTTGTGCGTCGTCCAACGCTGGAGAACTTTCGCGAAAGATTCGTTGATCCCTTCAGCCACTTACTGACCAAGATGACTGAACCGAGGACCGATCCCAAAGGGGGCTTCATTTCCCAGCCCGCCAGCAACAAGAGTCTCGGCTGATATCGAAATCTATTCAACAGGCGAATGTCGATTTGAACTCCATCGCTCAAGTTGAAGATGCTCACGTGCGGACAAGCCTAGCAGTTTTTGAATCGGTTGATTTAGCCAGGTAACCAGCAAGCAGTCGGCCAAACCTACGCGGGCCAGGTGTTTGGAAAGAGAATCCCCCGTACCAGATTCGGTAAATGGTGCTGACGAGCGTTAACGGGCGGAACAAGGAAAGCTTCACCGTTCGACAAGCACGCAAATGGATCGAGCGTTGACGTTCCATGTTGGAGATGCAACGCATTGATTTGCGGGGTCGTCGGAAAGTTCGCTCAGTGACGTGCGCGAGGTATCGATGGCGAGACGCCACTTCTCGAACGCCCACTCTTGGATTCCAAATTCGACCGAATCGCGCCCCGCATTGATCATGACATAGATGTCTGCATCGTCCTGTGATTCGCCATGCAAACAGTAGGCGAGTTGTCTCGATTCCAAGGACATATCGACCAAATGCCCCGTTCCGTACCATCGAACATCGCCCCGCCAAAAACGCGAACGGCTAATCGACGGATGGGATTTGCGGAAGGAGATTACCTCGCGGACGAAGTTGAAGATGTCCGCATGCTCGCTGCGTCGATCCCAGTCCAGCCAGCTCGTCTCGTTGTCTTGGTTGTACGGGTTGTTGTTTCCGCGTTGGGTTTGAAGAAATTCGTCTCCCATCCGGAACATTGGCGTTCCGTTAGACAGCATCAGCAAGCAGAAAAAGTTGCGGACTTGCTGTTTGCGAAGCTGCAAGATCTCTGATGGCGTTCCGTCGTCTCCTTCCCAACCACAATCCCAACTGTATTCAAGGGCTCCGTCGGTGTTGTTATTTCCGTTGGCCCAGTTTCGTTTTTCGTTGTACGCCGTCAAATCGTACAGCGTGCTACCGTCATGCGACGTTATGTAGTTAACGCTTAACTGTGGTTGCAACGCATGAGGCAGGTCATCGGGGAAAAGATCGCAACTTCCGTACAGTCGCGTCATTAGATCAGAAACCATTCCGCAATCGCCACGGACAAACCGTTGCATGGTGTCTCGATAGTGAGCATTCCACTGCATCCAACGTTGCCCGGGGAACTTCTTACCCAATTGGAACTGGCCGTCAGCATCCCACGGTTCCGCAATCAACCGATCGTCACTGAGGTCGGAATCGGTGCCAATTTCACTAACGATGGGTGGATCATCCAAATTGATCGAACCATCACTGTTGCGAGTGAAGACAGATGCGAGATCGAAACGAAATCCGTCCACGTGCATCTGAGAATCCCAGAATCGCAGGCTGTCAACGATCATCCGGCGAACCGCTCGATTGGCCGTGTGCAATGTGTTGCCCGTTCCACTGTGGTTGGCGTATGGAGCGTTCGGATTGCCTGTCATCATGTAGGCCGTGCTGCTATCGATTCCTTTCCAACAATACGTTGGTCCGCGATGACCGCCTTCGCACGTGTGGTTGTATACAACATCCAGAATGACCTCGATGCCTGCCGCATGCAGTGCCTTTACCATCGTGCAAAATTCGTCTCTTTGATTGCAGGCCGTAGTGTTGGTCGCGTAAGCATGGTGCGGCGCAAAGAAATTCAAGGGCATGTATCCCCAATAGTCTCCGTCGCCCGGATCAAACTGGAAGACCGGCATCAACTCAACCGCGGTCACTCCCAATTCGACGAGATACGGAATTTTGTCAACGACGCCTAAAAACGTGCCTTGATGCGTTTCGGGCACTCCCGAGTTTGGATTCTTTGTGAATCCACGCACGTGCATTTCATAGATCACCAGGTCACTACCATGACGCAATACGCGATCCTCATTCCAATCGAATTCGCAGAATTGATTCGGCAATATTCCCAGAGGAGCTTGACCTGAGTTGGAACCGGGTCGTCGAGCTGCGTTGCGAGAAAACGATTCGGGGAAGAAGACTCCCCTGGCAAATGGATCCAGCAGAATCTTTTGAAAGTCAAAATCGTGGTGGTCGTAGCCTCCTTGCGGCGCTGGCCCATCCACTCGGTAGGCATAGTATGCCCACTCATCAGGATGTTCACTGCGGACACGGCAATGCCAAACCGGCCCCGACTTATTGAACAAATAGCTCAGCTCCACCTCTCGAGCTGGATGAACCAAGTCATCCTTCCTGTACAGCAGCAGATGCACGGCGGTGGCATGCCGCGAATAGAGTGAGAAATTGAAGGAAGACTCCTCCGCAATCCAACTGGCACCAAGTGGGAATGGCGAACCTTCAGCTTTTTCCCAAGCGTTCATATTGGAGTCCAGATTTGGAATCGACGGTGAGATACCGCGTTCACGAACATGCGAAACACGACGTTGCGAATTCAAATCCATTCACTCTTCCATTAGCCACTTGCGAGCCTGCTCCAATTCGCTGGCGTCGAAGTAACGAACAGAAGCCGTTGTGAACGGTTTGCAAAACACCGCCAACCCCCGTTCCCACTTTCGTTCGCCAACGATCGCGATGCGTTCGAAATCTCGAAAGTGCTTGGTATCAAACTTGATGTCTTCCCACAGAGTACCAGCGTCCCATCCATGAAAATCATGCATGGCGAATAAAACACGGATCTTGCCGTATTGATTGATCTGTTCTTCAGCGAGCGGTACGAGTTGCTGATAGGTTTCGCGGTCAAGTTTGCCGGAGACATGAACTTCAAGATACCTGCCTTGTGCAATCTCGTTGAGTTCCAGCGACATGATTGGGTTCCTGTTGAAGAGGACTCGAATGGAACGTGGTGTTCCGACGGCCAATCAGGGAAAGCAAACCCAGGACCAAACCGGATGAACAACAGTCTTAGAGGATTGCTAACCTGATGAATTCTCTTCTCTGTCACACAGCGTGTGCTATCGCCCATTTTTCGTCCGTATGTGCTCAGTCGCGACAGGCAATCAGGCGTCAATGAACGTGTCTGCGGATGATTGGCATCCGATTGGCCGAATGGCTCGTACTTTGCATGTTTGTCAGGTTTCTGTTTTCAACTTGTGAGGCATCCAATGAACGATCCATTTATTCAATCGGAGTGGCAGTCCCTGTGTGAACGTGTAAAGGGCTGCGCTCGGACACTTGCCACTGACGAATCCGAAGGAAAGATCTTCGCATCGCAGGCTCACAATTTTGCGGCCGGCGAACCGCCCCAAAGATATTCCGAGTTGCTCACGAAAGTAGCCGAAGCGGCACGCCTTGCCGTGAAGTGGCAATCGGACGTGGCGCATGACACCGCTGACCATTGCATCGACGAAGCAAGCGACGAAAGTTTCCCTGCCAGCGATCCTCCCGCGTTCACGGCCACTCACGCGTGAGATCACAACCGGTGTGATCACCAATCTCGTTTGAGTGTTCGTTGCTGCGGCATTGGGCTGCTGAGTTGCGAATCTCATCGACGCCGCCAAAGCATCCATCACACCAGCCACGATGACCTCCGTCGCTGCTTGCGACATCATGCTCAAACGCAATGACAGCACCGCTTGAGTTGTGGCCTGCCAAGCTGAGCGGGCAATCAGGTTGACGCTCGATCGTTCGCTTTCAGGCGTTCCAACTCATCGTGCTCTGCCTCGACAAAGAACAGCGGTAAGAAGGGGGTGTTGATCAACACCGCCAGAAAGAACAACCCGGACGCGATGATTCCGACGTATTGCCATTCAAAGAACGCCGCCGCGATGATGAATGCGGCGGCAGCGAGAACACCGAGCACCTTCAAAATCAGAAGCACACCTGCGGTTTCGACATCCGCTTGAATCTCTTGTTGGCTGAGTCGTTGCGCATCGCGCTCTCGCAAAGAGCTCGCTCGGGATCGCACTTCAAAGTAGTTCGCCAACGCCAACACCGCATACAGAAACGGAATCGGAATCGCTGCGAGGTAAGCGACTTCGGGGAACATAAGTAGAGACAGGATTGTCCCGATCAGACTGGCCGCCAACAGGATGCGTACTCCAGTTCGAAAGTGGCGGGAGAGAACGTGTGCGTCAGGCTCCGTGGGAAGCCGGTGGGTGGTCGCTGGAGTGCTCATTTGATTTTCCGGGTGGGTGAAAGGCCAATCTGAATGAGTGGCTGTCGGACGGCGACAACTCACAAGCGATTCACGTGCCCGGGCGTTTCGTCGGCGTTTGACAACACAAGAGTGCTCCAGTACGCACATTCACTGTGCGTTGAATGACAACCTGGCACAGAGCTGTTCGCTGCAAGAGTCTCGCGTGCTCCGTAAATCGTTCACTACGGAAGAGCGGAGATGTTTTTGCCAGGCAAGATGATTCATAACGGCGGTGGTACAAAGATTGCCGAGCAACAGTGACGTCGTCCATTCAACAAGAAAGCCAACGTCATGATTGAAACACTTGAGTCAACCCAGGTTTCTCACGAGACATTGCGAACGATCGACGCCTACTGGCGTGCAGCGAATTACTTGTCGGTGGGGCAGATCTACCTTTCCGACAATCCGTTGCTCAAACGCCCGCTTCGGATTGAGGACGTCAAAAAGATGCTTCTGGGTCACTGGGGAACGACGCCGGGTCAGAATTTTATCTACGCCCATTTGAACCGGACAATCAAACAAAATGATCTCAACATGATCTATGTCTCGGGTCCGGGACATGGTGGGCCCGCGGTCGTCGCCAATACGTATTTGGAAGGCTCCTACAGCGAGATCTACCCGCATATCAGCCAAGATGAGGCGGGAATGAGAAAGCTGTTCGTTCAGTTCTCGTTCCCAGGAGGGATCCCCAGTCACGCGTCGCCGGAGTGTCCCGGTTCAATTCACGAAGGCGGTGAACTTGGATATTCGCTGAGTCATTCCTTCGGTGCTGTATTCGACAATCCCGATTTGATCGTAGCTTGCGTGGTAGGCGATGGCGAAGCGGAGACAGGTCCGCTGGCAACGGCATGGCACTCGAACAAGTTTTTGAATCCAGCGACTGACGGTGCAGTGCTACCGATCTTGCATTTAAACGGATTCAAGATCGCGAACCCTACCATCCTCGCTCGCATCAACCACGAGGAGCTCGAGCAACTGATGCGAGGTTACGGGTGGACGCCCATTTTTGTGGAGGGCAAAGATCCAATGAAAATGCATGCTGCGATGGCGGAAGCCTTGGACGTCGCCATCGGACAAATCCGATCGATCCAACAGAATGCTCGCGAAACTGGCGACACATCTCGTCCTCGCTGGCCCATGATCGTGTTGAGATCGCCGAAGGGATGGACGGGTCCCAAGTTTGTCGATGGTGTCCGCAATGAAGGGACCTTTCATTCGCATCAAGTGCCTTTGTCTGATCCGGCCAAATGCCCCGAGCATCTGAAACAAATCGAGCAATGGCTCCGCAGCTATCGCCCAGAAGAACTGCTTGACGAAAACGGTCGACTTCGCCAGGAAATCGCGGATTTGGCACCCACGGGTGATCGTCGAATGGGAGCGAACCCGCATGCCAACGGCGGACGTTTGTTGCGGCGACTGAAGATGCCCGACTTCAGGGACTATGCCGTCGAAATTAGCCAACGCGGTTGCCGAGGAATTGGTGACACGCACGTCACGGGCAAATTCATTCGCGACATCGTTCGATTGAACGAAGAGCACAAAAACTTTCGCATCTTTGGCCCCGACGAAACGATCTCGAATGGCTTGGAAGCTGTATTCGATGTCACTCAGCGTCAATGGAACGCCGCGATCGTCGAAGATGATGAATCACTCGCACCGACCGGTCGTGTCCTGGAAATGTTGAGCGAGCATCAATGCGAAGGCTGGCTGGAAGGTTACCTGCTGACAGGTCGGCACGGGCTTTTCAATTGCTACGAAGCGTTTGTGCACATCGTCGATTCGATGTTCAACCAACACGCAAAGTGGTTGAAGGTGACGTCGGAATTGCCATGGCGCCACAAGATTGCGTCGCTGAACTATTTGCTCGCGTCGCACGTCTGGCGACAAGATCACAACGGGTTTACCCACCAAGACCCAGGTTTCCTCGACGTGGTCGTCAACAAGAAGGCCGAAATTGTTCGCGTCTACTTACCACCGGACGCCAATTGTCTGCTCTCGGTTATGGATCACTGCTTGCGAAGCCAGCACTATGTCAATGTCGTTGTCGCGGGCAAACACCCATCGCCGCAGTGGCTGACAATGGGCGAGGCAGCCGAACACTGCGCCAAAGGAATTGGAATTTGGGATTGGGCAGGCAACGAGTCCTCGAGTGACCCTGATGTCGTGATGGCTTGTTGTGGTGACGTCCCCACATTGGAAACGTTGGCTGCGGTTTCCATTTTGCGTGAGCATTTGCCCGATCTAACAATCCGGGTCGTCAACGTGGTCGACCTGATGCGACTGCAACCCAAATCAGAACACCCACATGGTCTCAGTGACTCAGACTTTGATGCTCTGTTCACCAAAAACAAACATGTGATCTTTGCCTTTCACGCGTACCCTTGGTTGGTTCATCGACTGACTTATCGTCGTACCAACCACGCCAACATTCATGTTCGCGGTTACAAGGAAGAAGGCACGATTACGACACCGTTTGACATGACCGTGCTAAATGACCTCGACCGATTTCATTTAGTAATGGATGCCATTGATCGTTTGCCCGAAACCGGCGGGCGAGGCCAACGCCTAAAAGCTTTGATGCAAGAGAAGTTAGTGGAGCATCGGCGATACATCAATGAGAACGGACAAGACATGCCCGAGATTCGTGACTGGGAATGGAGCGCCAGGTCATGAGCGATCAGTTCCCTCAAATTTATCTTGCTCGTCATGGCGAAACGCCGTGGACGATCACGGGGCAGCACACCGGATCGACAGACATGCCGCTGACACCCAAAGGCGAACGCAACGCCACTCAACTACAAGGTCGACTCGAAGGCATCCGTTTCAACGAAGTCTGGACCAGTCCTTTGCAGCGAGCCAAACGAACCTGTGAACTGGCAGGTTACGGCGAGCGGGCACGCGTCGTCACCGAGCTGGCCGAATGGGACTGCGGTGCATACGAAGGGCTCACGAGAAATGAAATTCACCAAAAGCATCCAGACTGGAATCTTTTTCGCGATGGTTGCCCCAACGGCGAATCATTGACGGACGTGGCGACGCGTGTCGATCGAGTGATCCAGCGAATCCGTCAGCGAAACGACACTTGCTTGCTGTTCGCTCACAAGCACTTTTTGCAAGTCTTCGCCGCCTGCTGGGTGGGGCTTCCTCCGGAGACTGGTCAACGTCTGTTTCTCGGTACGGCGGCGTTGAGCATCGTTGGCTATCACCACGACCAAAGTGATTCAGTCATCCGGTTGTGGAACGACCGAAGCTATCTGACTGACTAAGCAGGTACGCAGGTGTCGTCGGGTATGTGAGCCGTTTGGCGTTAGCCACCGTTCCCACGCAAAACCGGGGCTAACGTCCAAACGGCTCACAAGATGAAACCCAACCATTCCTGCACACTTGCCTAATTAAAAGACATCTGAGGTTGCAATTCGCATTCGGTTGGAATGCCTTCCATCGCGGCACGGCGAATGCTTTTCATTGGGTTGGTCTCGAGAGCACTCCAGAGATGTCCAAATATGCACACTCAGCCATTGCCGTCTTCGTCCGATATCAACACCAATACCGGAACAGCTTTAATGGAGAACGAACCGCTCTCTTCGAGTGATCCTAAGCAAGGTCATGTGGTTGCAGTTCGCGGCAGTGTGATTGACGTTCACTTCCCCGGCGAACCTCCGGCAATGAACTGCGAGTTGCGGATTGGGGACAGCGGTGATGTGGTGGCAGAAGTCGCCAGCCAACTCGACCCACACACCGTGCGTGCCATCGCGATCACATCGCCACGCGGATTGTCACGGGGAACTCCCGTTCGAAGTTGTGGACGATCAATGCAAGTCCCCGTCGGCAAGCCTCTATTGGGCAGAGTGCTCGATGTGTTCGGCAACACGCTCGACGATGGTGAAAGTTTGAAGTCCGTCGAACACCGCAGCATCCATCAGACGCCACCGACGATCAATCGACGAATCGCGAAATCGGAAGTGTTCACGACCGGTATCAAAGCAATCGATTTGTTGTCGCCACTTGAACGAGGTGGTAAAGCGGGGCTGTTCGGTGGTGCAGGAGTTGGCAAAACCGTTTTGATCACCGAATTGATCCACAACATCGTCGGCGGTCACGATGGGATCAGTTTGTTTTGCGGAATTGGTGAGCGGTGCCGAGAGGCTGAAGAGTTGTACCGCGAAATGGGAGCAGCCGGTGTTCGCGACAACACGGTCATGGTTTTTGGACAGATGAACGAACCGCCGGGTGCCCGATTTCGGGTTGGGCATGCTGCGCTGACGATGGCGGAGTCCTTTCGGGACGATGCCAAGCAAGATGTGCTGCTGTTGATTGACAACATCTTTCGGTTTGTGCAGGCCGGGATGGAAGTCTCCGGATTGCTGGGCCAATTGCCATCCCGTGTCGGGTATCAGCCTTCGCTCGCAAGCGACCTAGCGGAGCTCGAAGAACGAATCTGCACCACGTCCGATGCGGCGATCACGTCAGTGCAAGCCGTCTATGTTCCGGCCGATGATTTCACCGACCCGTCAGCGGTGCACACCTTTGCTCACCTATCCGCAACCGTCGTTTTGTCGCGAAAAAGAGCGAGCGAAGGATTGTATCCCGCCATCGATCCATTGAAGTCGACCTCAGAGATGATGCTTCCCGGTGTGGTTGGCGATCGGCACTACAAAACCGCCAGCAATGTGCGTCAAACGTTGGCCGGATACGAAGAATTGAAAGACATCATCGCGATGCTGGGCATGGAAGAACTGTCTCGCCAAGATCGTTTGACAGTGAATCGGGCCAGACGCTTGGAACGGTTCTTGACCCAGCCCTTCTTCACAACGCAGCAATTCACCGGTCACGAGGGACACATGGTCAGTATCGAAGACACATTGGACGGATGCGAACGAATCCTGAATGACGAGTTTCAAGATCGGCCCGAGCGAGACCTGTACATGGTGGGCAAAATCCCGAGTTCCAAGCCATGAACCTGACGCTGAACACGCCTAACGAGATCGTATTGAACTTGACGGTCAACAAAGTGGTTGCCGAGGGCACACACGGGAGTTTTTGTTTGCTGCCACGACATGTCGACTTCTTGGCCGCTTTGGTGCCCGGTTTGCTGAGCTGGGTTGATGAGACTGGGAAAGAATCGTTTGCAGCCGTCGGAAATGGGATCTTGGTCAAGCGAGCCAATGATGTCTACGTCTCCGCCGAAGCCGCTTCCCATGGAACGGAATTGGAGGAACTGCGACGTTTGGTGCGTGAAGAATTTTCGCAGATGGATGAACAGCAGCGAGCCGCCCATACGGCAGTCGCGCGGTTGGAAGCGGACTTCCTTCGCCGGACGATGGCACTGACCGAAGATCATGTCGTGTAAGGAACGAATCAAGCCATGAACAAACGACAAACGCTTCAAGACAACGTTGATGCAAAGCAATCTCGCAAGCTCGACGCGCGTCAACAAGGTGATCGTTCGGCGTGGTTTGGACTGGGCATGTTCGGGTTGGTTGGGTGGTCCATCGCGATTCCAACATTGCTTGGGATTGCTATGGGAATCTGGGTCGATGAACATTGGCCGAGTCGATTTTCGTGGACGTTGATGCTGTTGATCGGTGGCGTCGGGGTCGGCTGCTTGAACGCTTGGTGGTGGGTCAACCGGGAGAATGAAGATGAATGAATGGGTCGCGATGACAGGTGGATTTCTTGCGGGAGCCGCTGCAGCGGTGTTCTTCGTGGCGTCGTTGTGGTGGACCACAGTTCGTTTGCCAGCGTCTCGCCAGCCGTGGTTGTTGCTTTGCGGCAGTGCGTTGCTACGAATGGCGGTGGTGTTGGGTGTTCTGGCAATGCTGGCACGAAGTGGGGATTGGCGCATCTTGGTGGCCGCGGCCATGGGATTCGCGCTCATCCGCACGGTCGGCGTGTGCACTATCGCTCAGCGTGACACTAGCTTTCAACTTGCGACAACACAAACTTCGCCCGCAAAAACTTTGCATCCCGGGAGCGAACGATGAACGGCGTGCAAATATCACCGGACGAATCAATCCTCTGGCAATCGGAAGCTTGGCCGGTCGTGAAGATCAATGTGACGCTTGCCTTCACTTGGCTAGTGATGGCGTTGCTGGTCATCGGCTCGTGGTGGATCACGCGACGATTGACTAGCGATACCAAAATCCCACGCTGGCAGAACCTCTTGGAAGTGCTGGTCACCGGCATTCGAGATCAAATCCGAGATGTCAGCCGACACGATCCGGGGCCGTACATGCCGTTCGTAGGAACACTATTCCTATTCATCGCCGTGGCAAACTTGCTGAGCATCGTGCCTGGCTACGTCGCACCGACTGGATCTTTGTCGACAACAGCAGCACTAGCGACGTGTGTGTTTGTGGCTGTTCCTGTGTTCGGCATCGCCTCGCACGGGGTGGGCGACTACTTGAAGCGGTACCTGCAACCAACTCCTTTGATGCTGCCTTTTAATTTGATTGGCGAACTTTCCAGGACTTTGGCACTGGCTGTGCGTTTGTACGGGAACATGATGAGCGGCGCAGTGATCGCCGCGATTTTGATCAGCTTCGTCCCACTCTTCGTTCCAATCGTGATGCAAGTGATGGGGCTGCTGACTGGAATGATCCAAGCTTACATCTTTGCGGTGTTGGCAATGGTTTACATCGCTTCGGCAACCAAAGTCGCGAAGTGATCGTGTTCGACAAAACGGTTGCACTCCTGTCGCTCGCATGCCGAACACCGAATTTGCATTTCAATTCCAAAGGAAAACACCATGGATAGCACCACGTCAATCGCCGTCGCCAGCATCATCATGGCGGGACTGACCACCGCGATTGGTTCGATCGGGCCTGCGTTTGCTGAAGGGCGCGCCGTGGCACAGGCTCTCAATTCGATTGCACAGCAACCGGATTCCTCCAACACGATCACTCGCACCCTGTTTGTGGGTTTAGCGATGATCGAGTCGACGGCCATATACTGCTTTGTCGTTTCGATGATCTTGTTATTCGCAAACCCCTTCTGGAACCAGCTGACGCAGTAGGAAGGGATACAAAGCGATGAGCATTGATTGGTTCACCTTTACCGCACAAGTCATCAACTTCCTGGTCCTGGTTGGGTTGTTGCGATACTTCCTTTACGCACCCATTGTCCGCGCGATGCAAGCACGGGAACAGAAAGTGACACAATGTCTGACTGATGCGGAGACAGCGAAAGTCGAAGCGAACCAGCAACGCATGTCGCTCGAAAAACAGACGCAATTGCTGCAGGAACGACGCGAGGAACTGCTTACCAAAGCCAAAGCCGACGCGGACAACGAACGTCAACGACTGATCGCCGAGGCACGGAAAGAAGCGGACACACGACGAGAACATTGGACGTCCACCTTTGAACGAGACCAAAAAGACCTGGCCGATCAAACTCGTCGTGACATTCAGCGAATGGGGTTTCAGGCGGCGAGAGAAACGGTTCAACAACTGGCGGACGAGGATTTGCAGAAGCGGGTTTGCCAAACATTTGTCAAACAGTTGCAGACGCTGGGCGAGGATCAACTTGCTGCGATTGCCACCCAACTGGCTGATTCAGGGAACCCGGTCTTGGTTCGATCTGCCAAAGGTCTGGATAGCAGCGACCAAAATCAAATTCGTGACGCGATCCATCGGGTGTTTGAAAACAAGGTGGAAGTTCGCTTCGAATCTGAGCCTGCGTTGATCGCGGGAATCGAGATGGACGCGGGCGGATACAGTCTGCCTTGGAACGCCGAACGTACGCTGAAGACGATGGAGGCCAACGTGGCGTAAGCAACGGTGCCGAAGTCGGATGAGACAATCGACTCTTTCAACGATGACGTGTCGCTTCCGCCAA of the Rhodopirellula baltica SH 1 genome contains:
- a CDS encoding heavy metal translocating P-type ATPase, giving the protein MNNRLQLGIAGLAIVAITLHLWLRFGMTIDGDVAGVAIRDFPLLIALVLGGVPLVWNLLVKLFRAEFGSDLLAGISIVTGVLLGEYLAATIVVLMLSGGEALESYAVRSASSVLRALANRMPAIAIRQVGDTTEEIPLDEIAIGDTVLILPHKVCPVDATVVSGRGTMDESYLTGEPYRMSKTPGSLVLSGAINGDSALVVRADKRAVDSRYAKIMEVMESSQQNRPKIRRLGDQLGAFYTPLAVLIGVAAWVASGDPVRFLSVMVVATPCPLLIAIPVAILGAISLSARRSIIIRDPSVLEQVDRCKTMIFDKTGTLTYGRPKLVEQLVDPNQDAARVLTLVASLERYSKHPLAEAIVSAAAQSETSSSDTLLSVSEISEPPGAGLRGIVDGHEMQITSRKKLLAKGGGWAERLPEQSGGLECVILIDGEYAATYRLRDSPRSEGHSFVDHLDDRHGVNRVILLSGDRTSEVQYLGEQVGITECLGDQSPEDKLRFVTEQTKAAKTVFVGDGINDAPALMAATVGIAFGQNSDVTTEAAGVVILDSSLARVDELMHISRRMRRIALQSAVGGMTLSVIGMLIASAGYLPPVAGAIAQEAIDVVAVLNALRVAWAPKSLTDF
- a CDS encoding glycogen debranching protein, coding for MDLNSQRRVSHVRERGISPSIPNLDSNMNAWEKAEGSPFPLGASWIAEESSFNFSLYSRHATAVHLLLYRKDDLVHPAREVELSYLFNKSGPVWHCRVRSEHPDEWAYYAYRVDGPAPQGGYDHHDFDFQKILLDPFARGVFFPESFSRNAARRPGSNSGQAPLGILPNQFCEFDWNEDRVLRHGSDLVIYEMHVRGFTKNPNSGVPETHQGTFLGVVDKIPYLVELGVTAVELMPVFQFDPGDGDYWGYMPLNFFAPHHAYATNTTACNQRDEFCTMVKALHAAGIEVILDVVYNHTCEGGHRGPTYCWKGIDSSTAYMMTGNPNAPYANHSGTGNTLHTANRAVRRMIVDSLRFWDSQMHVDGFRFDLASVFTRNSDGSINLDDPPIVSEIGTDSDLSDDRLIAEPWDADGQFQLGKKFPGQRWMQWNAHYRDTMQRFVRGDCGMVSDLMTRLYGSCDLFPDDLPHALQPQLSVNYITSHDGSTLYDLTAYNEKRNWANGNNNTDGALEYSWDCGWEGDDGTPSEILQLRKQQVRNFFCLLMLSNGTPMFRMGDEFLQTQRGNNNPYNQDNETSWLDWDRRSEHADIFNFVREVISFRKSHPSISRSRFWRGDVRWYGTGHLVDMSLESRQLAYCLHGESQDDADIYVMINAGRDSVEFGIQEWAFEKWRLAIDTSRTSLSELSDDPANQCVASPTWNVNARSICVLVER
- a CDS encoding SpoIIAA family protein — translated: MSLELNEIAQGRYLEVHVSGKLDRETYQQLVPLAEEQINQYGKIRVLFAMHDFHGWDAGTLWEDIKFDTKHFRDFERIAIVGERKWERGLAVFCKPFTTASVRYFDASELEQARKWLMEE
- a CDS encoding phosphoketolase family protein, which gives rise to MIETLESTQVSHETLRTIDAYWRAANYLSVGQIYLSDNPLLKRPLRIEDVKKMLLGHWGTTPGQNFIYAHLNRTIKQNDLNMIYVSGPGHGGPAVVANTYLEGSYSEIYPHISQDEAGMRKLFVQFSFPGGIPSHASPECPGSIHEGGELGYSLSHSFGAVFDNPDLIVACVVGDGEAETGPLATAWHSNKFLNPATDGAVLPILHLNGFKIANPTILARINHEELEQLMRGYGWTPIFVEGKDPMKMHAAMAEALDVAIGQIRSIQQNARETGDTSRPRWPMIVLRSPKGWTGPKFVDGVRNEGTFHSHQVPLSDPAKCPEHLKQIEQWLRSYRPEELLDENGRLRQEIADLAPTGDRRMGANPHANGGRLLRRLKMPDFRDYAVEISQRGCRGIGDTHVTGKFIRDIVRLNEEHKNFRIFGPDETISNGLEAVFDVTQRQWNAAIVEDDESLAPTGRVLEMLSEHQCEGWLEGYLLTGRHGLFNCYEAFVHIVDSMFNQHAKWLKVTSELPWRHKIASLNYLLASHVWRQDHNGFTHQDPGFLDVVVNKKAEIVRVYLPPDANCLLSVMDHCLRSQHYVNVVVAGKHPSPQWLTMGEAAEHCAKGIGIWDWAGNESSSDPDVVMACCGDVPTLETLAAVSILREHLPDLTIRVVNVVDLMRLQPKSEHPHGLSDSDFDALFTKNKHVIFAFHAYPWLVHRLTYRRTNHANIHVRGYKEEGTITTPFDMTVLNDLDRFHLVMDAIDRLPETGGRGQRLKALMQEKLVEHRRYINENGQDMPEIRDWEWSARS
- a CDS encoding histidine phosphatase family protein translates to MSDQFPQIYLARHGETPWTITGQHTGSTDMPLTPKGERNATQLQGRLEGIRFNEVWTSPLQRAKRTCELAGYGERARVVTELAEWDCGAYEGLTRNEIHQKHPDWNLFRDGCPNGESLTDVATRVDRVIQRIRQRNDTCLLFAHKHFLQVFAACWVGLPPETGQRLFLGTAALSIVGYHHDQSDSVIRLWNDRSYLTD